Genomic segment of Thermococcus sp. 21S7:
GTTCTTTCTGTTTGTCTCAATATAGAGGCGCTTCATCTCGTCCGTTAGCCGGAGCTCACTGTTCCCCTGAAGGGCGTTATGAAAGCCCTTGGTCACGTTGAAAAACTCATCGCTGCCTTCAATGACGAACCATCGGGCGTCCACTCCGACGTCCCTCATGAGCGGTATGAGGTTGTGGAGTATCTCCGCAACCCCCCCACCAAACGATGTCGAGTTCACGTTGGCAAAGGCCGCCCCTTCTACCAGCTCGGCCTTCTCCCGTATTCTGTTCAGGACGTCCTCACCGATTATTCCCTTGTAGTCCCGGAGCTTTTTTCCCTGTCCTCCAAATTCCGTTACTTCGAACATGCCACCACCTCACTCTCCTTTCAGGGCACCAGCGGTAAGTCCGCTGACTATGTACTTCTGGAAGATGAGCGCCAGTATGACCAGGGGGATTGTCGAAATCGCAGATGCGGCCATGATATTGCCCCACGGCACCTCTCCGTGAACACCCTGGAACAGAGCTATGCCGACGGGTACCGTCCTGGCCCGGTAATCGGTGGTGAAGAGCAGTGCAAACATGAACTCGTTGAAGGCTGCTATGAAGACTAGAAGAGCCGTTGAAAACAGGGCCGGAGCGGACAAGGGCAGTATGACCTTGTAAAGGGTCTGAATCCTCGACGCACCGTCTATCAGGGCGGCCTCATCGAGGTCTTTGGGAAGCTGGGCAAAATAGCTGAGAAGTATCCAGAGGGCCAGCGGCAGTGTCCACGCCACGTACGGAAAGAACAGGGCCTTGTAAGTGTTGATCCATCCAAGCTCTTCGATGAACTTGAACAGGTACCCTACGAGGCTTATCTGCG
This window contains:
- the malG gene encoding trehalose/maltose ABC transporter permease MalG; translation: MNENFLKNILLVVGAVLMVLVCLFPFIWMIIISFTKDATFLGSPYVSFEFTLDNYRTVLSDPTLHFMDYFRNSLIIATVVTVVTVMISAFGAYAVSRVRFRGRLIVPVFVLGVSMFPQISLVGYLFKFIEELGWINTYKALFFPYVAWTLPLALWILLSYFAQLPKDLDEAALIDGASRIQTLYKVILPLSAPALFSTALLVFIAAFNEFMFALLFTTDYRARTVPVGIALFQGVHGEVPWGNIMAASAISTIPLVILALIFQKYIVSGLTAGALKGE